From Myotis daubentonii chromosome 7, mMyoDau2.1, whole genome shotgun sequence, a single genomic window includes:
- the LOC132238892 gene encoding keratin-associated protein 4-11-like: MAECAVAECAVPECAMAECAMAECVLAECAVPECAVAECAVPECALAECAMAECVMAECAMSECAVPECAMAECAMAECVLAECAVPECAVAECALDECAVAECSLAECAVPECAVAECALAECAMAECAVDECDLAECAVPEGAVVIFQVPSSCWFC, translated from the coding sequence ATGGCTGAGTGTGCCGTGGCTGAGTGTGCTGTGCCTGAGTGTGCTATGGCTGAGTGTGCCATGGCTGAGTGTGTTCTGGCTGAGTGTGCTGTGCCTGAGTGTGCCGTGGCTGAGTGTGCAGTGCCTGAGTGTGCCCTGGCTGAGTGTGCTATGGCTGAGTGTGTCATGGCTGAGTGTGCCATGTCTGAGTGTGCTGTGCCTGAGTGTGCTATGGCTGAGTGTGCCATGGCTGAGTGTGTTCTGGCTGAGTGTGCTGTGCCTGAGTGTGCTGTGGCTGAGTGTGCCCTGGATGAGTGTGCTGTGGCTGAGTGTTCCCTGGCTGAGTGTGCTGTGCCTGAGTGTGCTGTGGCTGAGTGTGCCCTGGCTGAGTGTGCCATGGCTGAGTGTGCTGTGGATGAGTGTGACCTGGCTGAGTGTGCTGTCCCTGAGGGTGCTGTGGTGATCTTTCAGGTGCCGAGCTCTTGCTGGTTTTGTTGA